A stretch of DNA from Aspergillus flavus chromosome 3, complete sequence:
CTTAGGGCCAACTTTGTATCACCACTGTCTCAACGGTGAATACTACGTTCACCTGTATCCCCTTTTGCTAGACGGCGTCTCTGGAACCTCCTGAGTCGTTTTAGCGGCATTGTGCTTTGGCGTTCGGTGGGCATTATGATTTCCATTCTGCAAAGAGCTGCCCGACCTGGAATTGGTCGCATTCGTGTGCACGTCCAACTCGATTTCACGGACGTATGTCGGGCTTATTCGTTTTGTCTTCTTCACTCTGCATGCTGGCATTTACATGTGTATCATTGTTGTCATCTTCTGTCTGTATACCTTTCAATATTTCCCTCCTTttcaacttttcttttctttacttttctttttttcgttCACAGAACTTGTGGGGGCTCGAGCCATTGCGCTCTTCTGATTTTATGATAGAACACGTTGTCCGACGATTTATGGACCGTCTTCTTACCGATGAAAACGAGGCTGTGGTATGTACGAAACTTCAGGCGCAGAAAAGCGCTTCACATCTGAGAAAGATAGTCATGTTGAGGTCCTTCCTCATTTTCGCATTTGTTATGAAAATAGAGGCATAATATTGAATCCAAGCTGTACAATTCATCGGATTCCATAGTATGGATCCCATGTAAACAAACTACTTCATCGCAATGTGATTGGCCATGACTAAGCCGCTTTGGCGTCACATGGGCGCCACCTCCGGTTCTCAATGTTTGCTTGATTCAGAACAACTGACTTGAAAGCAACAATCACCTCAATCAGCATATTCTAACTGCCCTGCTGGACAGGGGCGGTGTTTCTTGTAACACATTCTCCCAGGTTCTTGTCCAACccactttctcctttcctACCTTTTCAGGTTTCAAGTGGAGAATCCAGTCTACTGCCCTTCTAAGTGTATACCGTGAGAAGACCATTGGTAGATTGGCTGTCTTGGCTTAAACTAATCATGAAGGCATAAAATCTACATTGCGTGGCTGAAAACCTCTGGACCATACGACTTTGTTCACATCTCTCTTATAAACATCAAGCACATCCCTAGTGCTACCATCCATATTGCAGAGTTGCCCATCTTATCCTGTGGAAACTATATCAACGAAAAGGCTACTCCCATTGATCTGACCATCTGCTGGCGATCAACTACCCAACCTCACTCCTCTCAATTCGGTATTGCACTATATCATCCGTGCCCAAAGCTCTCTCTACCCTAACAACCAAAATGTTCAATCGCAACGTCCCAGCTCCAGGCCCTCGCAGTCGCGATCCAATCGTGATCGACGACGAAagcgaagacgaagacatGAACGTCGATTACCCCGGACGCCAAAATCAACCACGTGGGGTTGATCCCAGTAAGCCCTTCATGCCCTTACATTGACCCTTACATAGCATCCAACTCATCATCTGGAGCCTGTCACGACTTACCAATCACTATTGAATTTCCACAAAAGTGACATAGGCTAATAACCCCAGGATACGACACCGATCGCATGCGCGGCCCACTAACAAGCTATCACACGACCATcgaacaggaaaagaaagtgcGCAGTCGTCTCCGCGAGGAAAGACATGCTGCGCTTTGTGTCCTGATGGACCGGGAACTTCTCACTATGCAGGCGTTGGCTGCTCAAGAGGTGAGTCGTTGTATTTTGTCTCAATTTATTAGTTTACTTCTTCAATGAAGTCCCATTATTATTTGGGGGTTCACCCCACGCGGAGACCTAAATTCGACCCATTTTGCCCAGGTAGTTAAATGTCATGACTTGTCTCCATTCTAACTATAAACAGACCCTCCCACAAGCGCGCCGTCGCTTTCTTTCTAAACTCATCGCTCCTGAGGACCCCGAGGTAGCAGCCTCTATCCGTTCTGACCTCTTCATCGTTcagaatccttcttctccggcTCCAAATAATCAACCTCTACTCGTGCACCGGAGTGTTGTCGATGTCCACGAAACTGACGATGCGGGGTGGCGACGGCCCGCCGATGCCGGTGGGTCGTCGTCGGCGTTCTCGTCTCCTGCTTCGTCGTCGAAGAATAAGGGGCGGTTGTCGACGCCCGATAGGACGAGAGAGAAGGGCAAGGCGTCGACTGCGTCTAGTTCAGTTTCTGGGTCGGCGGGTCGCGGGCAGCAATTgcgagagagggagaggaggaggagatggagtgGTGCTGAGAGGGAGGATTATGGGGTCTCATCGCCTTGAGTTCTTCCATGTCTTGGTTCTTTGGCTTTGGGTCCTGTTGTCTTGGAAGGTTATGAGATGCTGAATATGGATTTATAGATCTACTGTGTGGGGTGATTTGATTGGATGATTGATATGAATGAAATGAATATTCACAATGGGCTCATGTATACATCCCTAAGACCGTGCCATCCGTAAAATATCCTGATCGTCCCATAATCTACTATACAAAAAAGACAGACAAAAGCATAGCTaagcaaaaagagaaaaagggggaaaaagtAGATGTgaaaaaaaggcaaaaggaGCAATATAGGCTCTACCCTCTATGTAAGTGTAGATCACCAGAGCCACCTTTCCAAACTTGCCTCCTGAATGGGTACCCAAGGGTATCAATAGACCGAACCGTTTCTGTTTCCATCGTTCTCAGGAGGTCGGTAGAGGTCGTCAAATGTACCCACATTCAGGCAAGATTGACCAAATTTACTTCAAGCAGAGAACATACGCTTTTGTCTATCCACACATGTGTGACAAAGCAATGAGTAGTGTTGGCGATGAGATCAACCTTAAAAATGGTCGACTCACAGAAAGCTCCCAATCAGTCAAGCTCGCTGCCAACAGCGGTCGGCCCTCAGCGGGAGCATTAGCACTTCCATGTAGCCTTCGTAAGCAAGCGGTCGGCTTAGTTGCCTGGCCTTTCAGCATTAAGCCGGCTTTCAGCATCGCCAACTTGCTTACGCGTAGAAACTTCCCTGTTTTGCATGCGTTCACGCATGGCTCGAATGTTCATCGGCGTCAATCCTTGAGATGGTGGTGGGTCCGGTTCTGAATAGAAAGGATGAAGTCTATGGGAAGTAGAAAACCGGACACGACCATCCCTCATGACTGGTAATTGTCATTGCAGGGGCTCCGAGCTCGAGGAAAGTCGGTTCAAATGAAGATAAACATCCGTACCATATCTATTCCAAGTCAGATCTAGCTGGATAGAAATAGGCTGATAATGGAACGGAAAAATACTTACCCTTCCATGCTGATTAATTTCAAGTCCCCACCGAAGTACCGAGCATACAAACGACTGATAGGTAATCCATACCCGAAGCCGGCCATAGGGGCTTTGAAGTCGCTTTTGTCAAAATCGGGATCCAAATTGGGTGTTTGCTCGACCGTAGTGTACATGTACGTCCAAACCAAGGGGATAGAAGAACGGGGAATTCCACCACCCTCGTCGGACACCTTGATAGTGatgtcttcttttccttcggCAATGATGACTTTGGTGACTGGGAAAGCTTCCTTGTCTGCACCATGGGTCTCTACCACTGCACGAAGGGAGTTCTTGAGGGTTTCAAAGAGCATATGAGACAAGTGGCCCGGGACGTACATGAAGTTCAGGTCATCTTTGCAGACAAGCTGGACCTTCGGAGCTTCGAACAGACCATAGTAATCTTCACACACGAATCGGGCATTATCAATAGCTTCGAGGGCGACTTCACGAACATTTGTCTTCGTACAGATAATACCAACGTAATTTGGATGGCGGACGTGCGTTTGTTCTGTCAAAGCGATATGTTGGCCGATTAGCATACGTATACCTATCCGAGACATATAAAATCGATCGAGGAAGGACTGAACGGTCGAGTCAATCTGTAATCTTTGGCGTTTGCGCTTCCATTCCAGAATACCCTGAGCCACAGTGGTTACAACGCTGTCGTGTCGTCGTTTAATATGCTGGAGAGTCTTCGCGAAGCGTTCGTTATAATCATTCAACTCCGGAGGCCAATTGCCCTGGTCATCGGAAGGTACAAAATATCTTCGAGCCGCGGCGGCAGCAGCCTTTCCGTTTCCATTATGATTCAATGCCGAGGTGGGAGAGGACCGGTATTGCCCTTCCTTGATACTAGGGTTCTGAGTGGTTTCCGAGAGGATCTTCGAAGCACCACCGTTGATTCTTCCTGGCCGTAACAGCCGGGATTTCACTTCCTGGGTAAGAGTCGGTCGAGGCAGGGTGATGATTTCCTTTACTTCATATTAGATATAAAGAATACCGGGAGGGGTTTGCTTGGGTTCATGGCATTGTGGGCTACAGAAAGGAGCGGGCGGTGGGTCATACCTCGAACGATTGCGCATACCAGTCCTGGACCTTCTTGATAGAGGGCATTTCGCTGAGTCCATCAGGGAGTTCCCCCAGGTCCTGGACACGGTGAGCGAGTCGAATTGGGAGTTCCTCGGAGAGGAATTGAGAGGCGCGAAAAAGAGTCCCTACTTCAAAAACGAGGTCACGCGATCAGTACAAAAAGTCCACGAGTCATTGTTATGACACCAATAGGTTTCAAAGGGCAAGAGATGGACACACCGGTCGAAGGCCTGTCTCCAAATTGGACCATCTGCCGAAGGGAGACACCAGTGGCGGGGAAGCTGGCATAATGTCTGATGGTCTCCATCAGCCTCTCCGACGGCTTCCACATGGTGTCTGTAGATATTCAGGCCAAACGGCCCGAGAGAGTCACTTCTATAATCCCCGAATAACGTAGCAGAGAGCAGATCACTGCGTGGTATAGCGTAAAGCTAACGATACTGGGCGTTTGTAGCTGGGAAGATAGGAGGCGTTTAAAGTCGGGATGACTACTACCGAGGTAGACTTCCTCCGCTAACGGATGGCGGAGTGCAGGTGACTCGGGACCAGTGGAGTAGGAGATGAGGGGGTCGATAACAAGATGAGTAGGGTGAAATGTGCAGAACTTGACAAGTAGAATGAAAAAATTCAGCAATCCATGTGGGATGAGCTTCGATTTCTCCAGATATATGCTATCAAGGACGATGCAAAAAGCCgcaaatgaagaaaaagtggAGGAGCTTGGTGAATGACTCTTGTGGCCGTTGCGGAGACTCTCTTTCCCGGGGAGTCACGTGTGGGGGGGGATTCCGTGCTTGGCCGAGGAACAACGAAATATCGTCCGATCCTCAGGCAATCAACCAACCGTCAGTCACAACCCGATTGATACTTTTAACAATGGACCTTTCTGCTACCAAAAAACAATGAATCATTTCCTTTATTCTGAATACTGCAACAAGTAGGCAGGAAATAAAGTGGCGGCACAATGCTGTTTTGAAGCGGGATCAACCCCAGATCGGCCTCCGTGATGCTTATCGTCCAACTGGAATTGCCGATGAGAATGTGAAAATTGGCCCGGGTTTTTCCCCTTCGCCCGAAATCATTCGACTTCTCCTCACTGATGCTCCGATGGGTCTGGATTTCCCAACGGAGACACGAAAAAGAACCATATAATTGAATCCTATCCAGTTTTGACAAGTTTTCGTCAGGCTGAAGGACGAAGAACTTTTGGGTTTCTCCTACCCGCGGTATGGTCCATCCATCCGCGGTTCCCCGGGACCCAATACGACCATATCAAGCTCTTGGATTATGCCCAAACCGAACGACAGATGCCTTGATCGAGTCTCCCATGTAATTTAGTTGTATTGTGTGTTCCAGTGGTCAATGTGTTGTCCTTTGGGATTTACTTTCAAGCCCTGGCCAGGGGCAACGGTAGTTCCTCAGATCGGATTGTCCTTTCTCTCAGCGTGAAAGACATTGTCCTTTCAGCTTATATTCGTTATTGTTAAGGGTATgacaagccaagaaaagcCGAACCTTGACCCCGTTGTATTCAAAGAGCGAGTGAATAGCATTGATGGATCGGTCTTTCGCGGGAGAGTCCGTAGTGAGACCAAGTAGATCGTACTATTGTCAGCGACGGAGTGCTGACCCTTTGTCACCTGCATGTCCCGTGACACAACAGCTGTGAGATTAAACCTAATCTTAATGGgggtgaggagaagaagtgaCATAAAAATGAAACCTGACCGATCGTCGTCGTGTGCCCTGTTTCCCGTCCTTTTGGATTCTTGACAGGTACAGAATGGTTCGTTTCCCTTTTTTGTATGGGTAGCCTAACTTGGTTCTAGAAGCCCAACGCCGCCTAAGCACCTGGTCTATTGTAAAATGACCTACCAGTATATAGCTTTCTATTACTGGTAACGCTGGGACagtatctatttatttttattttatctttcttaATTTCCTATTAAATCCTTCTCGGAAACCGGTCCAGATACCGATTTCTGGCGCATTCCTATAACTATCTGTCTTAGTATTGTATGCCTGGTGCTTTGCACGCTGTAATGGAATTAGAACCCTGATTCAtcttgatgatattcctGCTCCAACAGAATAGTAGAGAGAATTTGGACTAGATTATCATTCGCTTTATGACCTAGAATTTCTCGCACCTTCCATGACACTTTATCCATCACGGAGCTTCATGTTGAGGAGCATGAAGTAGACCAACCTCTAAAAAGAAATGTATTTCTATATTTGGAAGCGACATGGCTCAGTTTAACTGAGAAGGAAGGGTAGTGTGTCAGCAGTATATTGGAGATGCTCTGTAGGAGACTAGCCTACATTACACGGAATTACGTTGACATCCTTCATTTGAAGAGAGCTAGTACTAAGAAGTACAGGTATAGTTTGGGTGTAGTAATAGGAGTAGAAGCTCCGAGAGAAGGGCCCTCCATGGCGAT
This window harbors:
- a CDS encoding dehydrogenase kinase, with protein sequence MWKPSERLMETIRHYASFPATGVSLRQMVQFGDRPSTGTLFRASQFLSEELPIRLAHRVQDLGELPDGLSEMPSIKKVQDWYAQSFEEIITLPRPTLTQEVKSRLLRPGRINGGASKILSETTQNPSIKEGQYRSSPTSALNHNGNGKAAAAAARRYFVPSDDQGNWPPELNDYNERFAKTLQHIKRRHDSVVTTVAQGILEWKRKRQRLQIDSTVQSFLDRFYMSRIGIRMLIGQHIALTEQTHVRHPNYVGIICTKTNVREVALEAIDNARFVCEDYYGLFEAPKVQLVCKDDLNFMYVPGHLSHMLFETLKNSLRAVVETHGADKEAFPVTKVIIAEGKEDITIKVSDEGGGIPRSSIPLVWTYMYTTVEQTPNLDPDFDKSDFKAPMAGFGYGLPISRLYARYFGGDLKLISMEGYGTDVYLHLNRLSSSSEPLQ